The Ornithodoros turicata isolate Travis chromosome 7, ASM3712646v1, whole genome shotgun sequence genome includes a region encoding these proteins:
- the LOC135400681 gene encoding condensin-2 complex subunit D3-like, producing MADFDGLVSNTVAVFTELPFDLLEEEWIELAWNSKYTDVLPPDINFDHLDDGNCAIIDQALAACEVCQEWFRLYSLDDDGDDSDRLWKTLMDNGVHCKTLLGLLYGVISQGTSVSSNLTRKNIALRFAKLYFNLLLVPGSTAYRIFQESLFQLALQCFRQPSKRSTPLLGNDTGSRGSSQATKKQSGRRKQSTQQEDADFLEPSGSPDVEELSEQALSEHMTFMTDSLRDLVLMLQSFSLQPYIELTEYVVQQLCELTQVDIPGSHVRFDISLDLLQSRHYHYRNLPTYAYAALKLLCLPLHGDPSENFRSIAKHLMPHILMHRAGNVSTVSRQFLNVRDHAVSFVTTMVDESSDDNREGFEEVVHVLIHNVALQAVDKTDFRVKTSQAIATLMRKLSEARHKALVEWFERLMLSPHSSKRVFALEMISALIWNERVVDSRESLLLGVMRRCNDKASTVKTKALGVLAAVSNESPVQWLPLLQGAREENGPAEDGETDSGCVAVEDDRSVQMMQMLMHRVDDSKVHVRRTALVVLENVLCAGGEFLKEEYVKALQEKCVDPAVLVRKQALQCLTRCLQAHSHCTWLQHLWLGGALPSVFDAETSVQEKAVEVVECALLAPLCAAEGNGSSKLSWSLLEHLAGEQFLGYHKYLQKAIAILARIGKLRHGMLKRLKPYISGPNDSSAWLLLSKLSLFCDLGEAEFALKYWKQVCTGTQHPNSSETLHCVLLVIRKTAHHLSQVQLKELIVDFERQLRGGSLCVETVPKAVDCLCAFMWLLHKNEEEEGQKAITNWGKATLHHCSDYLSPLLLEQSTKLEDCSEDELIHHLVLLGEASQAAPTAVTNHMQLLVQSCLSATVADTGAAAAEGREHSPRKKPKRQRHTLVVTSRIRAHAFVALGKMCLQNEEFAKKVVAAVAKELELSDDLVIRNNVIVILSDLCKRYAILVDPYLPYVTACLKDHEPELRHLTLESLFQLLKQDFIKLKGSLFYRLLTTLVDDSKLVQELATYGLGCQVHTRHPHIFYQKFIETMYHFNDFQKNQTLARDVNDPPDPFSMSGLKNFERRSIIYKFMLEHVTDEERFKLNLSITQNILAPCADKDDTLIRQCPFLLRDALAVLCFEEIKLQSIVAQEEAAEDDVGQAILLAAKKSILSSVVKQNVLENVVPVVIALKRRLEDERSPLLRHLLLFLRDLMRDYKNEVKEILSLDKTTASEVAFDLKRLEEDNAAKGTTTGMAAVQGEEGSAEGATHAAAVSTLQQYVHNKRQVTSQSAVDGSVTGISGEELGPHSAAEDSHSTCDTQPPRSERPRSEGPGTQPDATHEHSEHAGSDAGSVAQGMQDCSISPRCSTSTKAASCSRSARHSKPSDDHSTVVVAKKFRGNKDGSGEGKRVGRRKTKRASADGEQTT from the exons ATGGCCGACTTTGACGGCTTAGTAAGCAATACTGTGGCTGTTTTCACGGAACTTCCTTTCGATCTCCTGGAAGAAGAATGGATCGAGCTTGCGTGGAATAGCAAGTACACAGACGTTCTGCCGCCCGATATCAACTTTGATCATTTGGACGATGGAAACTGTGCTATTATCGATCAAGCATTAGCCGCATGCGAAGTCTGTCAAGAGTGGTTCCGTCTGTACTCTCTGGATGATGACGGTGATGACAGCGACAGGCTATGGAAAACTCTAATGGATAATGGGGTGCACTGTAAAACTCTGTTGGGACTGTTGTACGGTGTTATCTCACAGGGCACCTCAGTGTCGTCAAATTTGACACGCAAAAACATCGCGCTTCGATTTGCCAAACTGTACTTCAACCTGCTACTTGTGCCTGGAAGTACAGCCTACAGAATATTCCAAGAAAGCTTGTTCCAGCTTGCTCTGCAATGTTTTCGACAACCCTCTAAACGAAGTACACCGCTGTTGGGGAACGACACGGGGAGCCGGGGATCATCTCAGGCGACGAAAAAACAAAGCGGCCGCAGAAAGCAGTCAACTCAGCAAGAAGATGCGGACTTTCTGGAGCCGTCTGGGAGCCCAGACGTGGAGGAACTGTCGGAGCAAGCACTGTCTGAGCACATGACGTTCATGACGGACTCACTGCGGGATTTAGTATTGATGTTGCAGTCATTCAGCCTGCAGCCATATATTGAGCTCACTGAGTACGTAGTACAGCAGCTGTGTGAATTAACGCAGGTCGATATTCCGGGCTCACACGTTAGATTTGATATCAGTTTAGACCTACTACAGTCCCGGCATTATCACTATCGCAATCTACCGACGTACGCCTATGCTGCCCTCAAGCTACTTTGTCTTCCACTGCATGGAGACCCGTCCGAGAACTTCCGTTCCATAGCCAAACACTTGATGCCTCATATTTTGATGCATCGAGCTGGGAACGTGAGCACTGTGTCCCGTCAGTTTCTGAATGTTCGTGACCACGCAGTGTCGTTTGTTACTACTATGGTCGACGAAAGCAGTGATGACAACCGGGAAGGCTTTGAAGAGGTGGTTCATGTCCTTATTCACAATGTGGCCTTACAAGCAGTGGACAAGACGGACTTTCGAGTGAAAACCAGTCAAGCCATCGCAACACTGATGAGGAAATTGAGTGAAGCGAGGCATAAGGCACTCGTAGAGTGGTTTGAGAGGTTAATGCTTTCCCCACACTCAAGCAAAAGGGTGTTCGCTCTGGAAATGATTTCGGCTCTGATTTGGAACGAGAGAGTCGTAGATAG TCGAGAAAGTCTACTCTTGGGAGTTATGCGAAGATGTAATGACAAGGCTTCCACCGTCAAGACAAAAGCCCTGGGAGTCCTGGCTGCGGTCAGCAATGAGTCGCCCGTGCAGTGGTTGCCACTTCTACAGGGGGCGAGAGAGGAAAACGGTCCTGCGGAGGACGGTGAGACAGACAGCGGCTGCGTGGCCGTTGAAGACGACAGATCTGTACAGATGATGCAGATGCTAATGCATCGCGTAGACGACAGCAAAGTCCACGTGCGGCGTACAGCACTTGTGGTGCTCGAGAACGTGCTGTGTGCTGGTGGAGAGTTCCTCAAGGAAGAGTATGTTAAA GCACTTCAGGAAAAGTGTGTGGACCCAGCAGTGCTGGTGCGCAAGCAGGCCTTGCAGTGCCTGACCCGATGCTTGCAAGCCCACTCTCACTGCACCTGGTTGCAGCACCTCTGGCTTGGAGGTGCTCTGCCGTCAGTCTTTGATGCAGAGACATCTGTACAG GAGAAAGCAGTTGAAGTGGTCGAGTGTGCTCTCCTCGCACCACTCTGTGCTGCGGAAGGCAATGGCTCCAGCAAGCTGTCATGGAGCCTGCTTGAACACCTAGCTGGGGAGCAATTTCTGGGCTACCACAAGTACCTGCAGAAGGCTATCGCCATCCTTGCCAGGATTGGAAAGCTCAG GCATGGTATGCTAAAACGACTGAAGCCTTACATATCCGGACCAAATGATTCTTCAGCATGGCTTCTTCTGTCTAAGCTTTCCCTCTTCTGTGATTTAG GGGAAGCTGAATTCGCCTTGAAGTACTGGAAGCAGGTATGCACGGGAACTCAGCATCCAAACTCTAGTGAGACGCTGCATTGTGTCCTCCTGGTAATACGGAAGACTGCCCATCATTTATCTCAAGTCCAACTCAAAGAACTTATTG TGGACTTTGAGAGACAATTGAGAGGAGGAAGCCTATGTGTGGAGACTGTTCCAAAGGCTGTAGATTGCTTGTGTGCCTTCATGTGGCTCCTTCACAaaaatgaagaggaggaggggcAGAAAGCTATCACCAACTGGGGAAAGGCTACGCTGCAT CATTGCAGTGACTATTTGTCACCACTGCTGCTGGAGCAGTCTACGAAGCTGGAAGACTGCTCTGAAGATGAATTAATTCATCACCTGGTGCTCTTGGGTGAAGCATCACAAGCAGCCCCAACTGCAGTCACCAATCACATGCAGTTACTGGTCCAAAGCTGCTTGTCTGCGACAGTTGCTGACACTG GTGCTGCTGCTGCAGAAGGAAGAGAACATTCTCCTCGTAAAAAGCCCAAGCGTCAGAGGCACACTTTGGTTGTGACAAGTCGAATTCGTGCACACGCCTTTGTTGCGCTCGGTAAAATGTGCCTGCAGAACGAAGAGTTCGCAAAGAAGGTGGTGGCTGCTGTTGCTAaggaactggagctcagtgaTGATCTCGTCATACGGAACAACGTCATCGTTATTCTCTCCGACCTCTGCAAACGCTATGCCATCCTCGTCGATCCTTACCTTCCGTACGTCACCGCCTGCCTCAAGGACCACGAGCCAGAGCTGCGCCATCTGACCCTGGAGTCGTTGTTTCAGCTTCTCAAACAGGACTTTATCAAACTGAAAGGGTCACTGTTCTACCGTCTGCTTACGACGCTCGTCGACGATTCGAAGCTTGTCCAGGAACTTGCAACTTACGGTCTGGGATGTCAGGTGCACACACGCCATCCGCACATCTTCTATCAAAAGTTTATTGAGACCATGTACCACTTCAATGACTTCCAGAAGAACCAAACGCTCGCCAGGGATGTGAATGATCCACCAGACCCCTTCTCGATGAGTGGACTGAAGAACTTCGAGAGGCGCAGCATCATTTATAAGTTTATGCTGGAGCATGTGACTGATGAGGAACGCTTCAAGTTAAATCTGAGCATCACGCAGAACATTCTTGCACCCTGTGCCGACAAAGATGACACCCTGATAAGACAGTGCCCGTTCTTGTTGAGGGACGCGCTCGCCGTTCTTTGCTTTGAGGAGATCAAACTGCAGTCCATCGTAGCCCAAGAAGAGGCTGCAGAAGATGACGTGGGCCAAGCGATCCTTCTGGCTGCCAAGAAGAGCATCCTAAGCAGTGTGGTCAAACAAAATGTACTGGAAAACGTGGTTCCAGTGGTCATAGCTTTGAAACGCCGCCTGGAGGATGAGAGGTCGCCTCTTCTGCGTCATCTTCTGTTATTCCTCAGGGATCTCATGAGGGACTACAAGAACGAAGTGAAGGAGATACTCAGCCTGGATAAGACGACCGCAAGTGAGGTGGCCTTTGATTTGAAGAGGCTGGAAGAGGATAATGCCGCGAAAGGAACGACGACGGGCATGGCGGCTGTGCAAGGCGAGGAG GGATCTGCAGAAGGTGCAACTCATGCAGCAGCGGTGTCCACATTACAGCAATATGTTCACAACAAAAGACAAGTTACATCACAAAGTGCAGTGGACGGCAGTGTGACTGGCATTTCTGGAGAAGAATTAGGCCCGCACTCTGCGGCAGAAGACTCTCACTCGACATGTGATACGCAACCACCGCGGTCAGAACGACCTCGTAGTGAAGGACCTGGAACACAGCCGGACGCTACACACGAGCACAGCGAGCACGCGGGGAGTGATGCAGGTTCGGTGGCTCAAGGTATGCAAGATTGCTCCATCTCTCCAAGGTGTTCAACATCCACAAAGGCAGCCAGCTGTTCACGATCCGCGAGGCACAGTAAACCAAGTGACGATCACAGCACCGTAGTCGTGGCTAAAAAATTCAGGGGGAATAAGGACGGCTCTGGAGAGGGAAAACGGGTTGgtagaagaaaaacgaaacgtGCTTCGGCTGATGGAGAACAGACCACCTGA
- the LOC135399720 gene encoding glutathione S-transferase Mu 1-like: MPKTPLKLGYWQIRGLGQSIRYLLNYAGADYVERTYTFGDKFTRDDWLKEKFTLGLDFPNIPYLIDGDVRLTQSLAILRYLARKYGLMPQSDDDWLRASVIEQQVNDMLWENVRLCYDPSYDNDKKEAFLKTFYSDRLPALVKFLGDRKFFAGDQLSYVDFLAYEMFDQHRTLWPEERKALEKYPTVVEYLKRMESLPRFKAYLSSDKFMDWPVWSEMSAYGGPKMAKPA; the protein is encoded by the coding sequence ATGCCGAAAACGCCGCTGAAACTGGGCTACTGGCAAATCCGCGGACTCGGGCAATCGATACGATACCTCCTCAACTACGCCGGTGCCGATTATGTCGAGAGAACGTACACCTTCGGAGATAAATTCACCCGTGACGACTGGCTCAAAGAGAAGTTCACTCTCGGTCTAGACTTTCCCAACATTCCATACTTGATCGACGGCGACGTGCGACTGACGCAGAGTCTGGCTATCCTTCGTTACCTCGCCCGCAAGTACGGCTTGATGCCGCAGTCTGACGACGACTGGCTCCGGGCCAGCGTCATCGAACAGCAGGTAAATGACATGCTGTGGGAGAACGTCCGTTTGTGCTACGATCCTTCGTACGACAATGACAAGAAGGAGGCGTTCCTCAAGACTTTCTACAGCGACCGCCTGCCGGCGTTGGTGAAGTTTTTGGGCGACCGGAAGTTCTTCGCGGGTGATCAGCTGTCGTACGTCGACTTTCTGGCGTATGAAATGTTCGATCAACACAGGACCCTGTGGCCCGAGGAGCGCAAGGCGTTGGAAAAATACCCGACAGTTGTGGAGTACCTGAAGAGGATGGAGTCGTTGCCCCGTTTTAAGGCTTATCTCTCGTCTGATAAATTCATGGATTGGCCCGTCTGGAGCGAGATGTCCGCGTACGGTGGACCCAAGATGGCAAAGCCGGCATAG